The following nucleotide sequence is from bacterium.
ATCACCGAGACGACGGACACGAAAGCGGGCTGGGCGCAGATTCTGTCCGGCTTTCCGGCGTCTACAACCGGCGTCTATTCGAACGGAAAATATCAACCGATTCCCGCCGGATACACGGTTTTCGAGCGCTTGGAAGCGCGGTTCGGCCCGGAGGGATTCGCCACGCTGGCGGTGATCGGCAAGGGCGAAAACGTGGGCGCCGATCCGCCGGAGTGGTACAGGCTGGACAAGAAAGGCAATCCGGAAGGCGTGAAAAACAAGAAAATGCGGCGAAAGCTGCTCGCGGTTGGAACGATCCGCCAGGAAGGCGGCGAGCGGATTCTCTTCGTCCCCGGCAAGCCGTTCTACAACGCCAAAAAGGCGATGGATCTGTTCGTCAACTCGCTCGGAAAAAACGACATAGTGGGCGAGAGGGCGCTTTCGGAAATTTCAAAGCACGCGCGCGAGCCGTTCTTTTTCTTTATCCACTTCGCCGAGGTGGATTCGAACGGCCACAAATACGGCGAAAACTCGCCGGAGTACGAAGCCGCGCTGGTCTCGTGCGACGAATGGCTGGGCAAAATCCGAAGGCGGCTCAAGACGCTCGGAATCGGCGACGCGCTCGTATACGTCACTTCCGACCACGGCTTCGACGAGGGGATGCGTACGCACAAGAACGCG
It contains:
- a CDS encoding alkaline phosphatase family protein; amino-acid sequence: MKTRLDGLLRSLPVPAVAAVLVFALIINFSDSRVVLAGEPLPTDAPRHVLLIGWDGAQREHVREMLAAGLLPNLAQLASEGALLDVDITETTDTKAGWAQILSGFPASTTGVYSNGKYQPIPAGYTVFERLEARFGPEGFATLAVIGKGENVGADPPEWYRLDKKGNPEGVKNKKMRRKLLAVGTIRQEGGERILFVPGKPFYNAKKAMDLFVNSLGKNDIVGERALSEISKHAREPFFFFIHFAEVDSNGHKYGENSPEYEAALVSCDEWLGKIRRRLKTLGIGDALVYVTSDHGFDEGMRTHKNAPRVFLATNDSAIAASERAGSFIRGDYTAPPAWNRMDIAPAILDRYGMEVAIAGEMKIAAE